In Beijerinckiaceae bacterium, the sequence CGCGATAGGCTTCGATGAAATTGTGCAGCGAATAGGCCGAAGCGACCAGATCGATACTTTCCGCCGGAAGGAATTGGAGGGCCGCGAGCGCATCCGCTTCGACCAGCCGCACCCGCCCTCGATCCATGAATGCCGACAAAGCGACGCGGGCTTGGTCCAGCATGGTCGGCTCGTTATCGACGGCAGTGATGATCAGATCCGCGCGGGATCGAAGCAGGGCCTCTGTGGTTCTGCCCGTGCCGCACCCGATCTCAAGCACGTTCAGCGCGCCCGTCTTCGATGGCGGCAAGCTCGCGACATAATCTCCAACGCATTGGCTCATCGCCGCTACGGCAGGGCAGATCAGATCGAGCAGTTGATATTCTTGGCCGATCGGACCGGAAAAAAGCCGTTCGACCTGGTCGTCTGCCGTGCTACCCGCGGCGATGCTCTGGCGCGTCAATGAGAATGTCCTGATAATATTGCGCCAGAGTCCGCGAACCCGATTGCGTCAATATCTGGATGGCTGAGTTCTGCGGCTCAATTACATCGCGTGCTTGTCGTTATGCATGGAAGCTCCCTCCGGTGCTGCGTCTTCCTTGGGCGCGGTATCATCCGGCTCGACCATGAAGTGGATCGGCACGCTGTGAAGCTTTTCGAAGATAAGAGTGCCATCGACCATCGAGTCTTCGGTCAATGCCTTGGTAATTTTGTTGAACCTGATTTGATAGGTGCTGGGGCTGAGTTCGATGCTGCCGTGCGGTTTGATCAAAAGCCCGTGCTCGACGACCTTGGAACT encodes:
- a CDS encoding SAM-dependent methyltransferase encodes the protein MTRQSIAAGSTADDQVERLFSGPIGQEYQLLDLICPAVAAMSQCVGDYVASLPPSKTGALNVLEIGCGTGRTTEALLRSRADLIITAVDNEPTMLDQARVALSAFMDRGRVRLVEADALAALQFLPAESIDLVASAYSLHNFIEAYRVRVLAEIFRVLRPGGIFVNGDRYGLDDTAQHTRLTQDEIRHYFQVFSALNRVDLLEQWIIHLFSDESPDHIMRLGPSLALMEKLGFKPVEVRGRDGVNTLVTAAKPAL